A part of Helicobacter fennelliae genomic DNA contains:
- the ciaB gene encoding invasion protein CiaB: protein MKKFQNDLVKLDRLIQAQEAQVANLYKALDDPDHHFRAELIRLCKSLDIEPKRAHFFALIDRIVNLKVGGIVQILKSCDKSESQILESKYFLLGFVQDFYHSRHFKLLQDIETTGLLTPFYRALLFGVHNVGLQMSAFFTQWSKKFIDGTNEELRAKFKDDVFAKLIPTIDKESKNGKLITSDRSYSIAVLCGERIKILPFCVVFEKEILSIAQALTQLIDSLCVDDEIYNAKSAYVEYFTALREAFLQADTDKLISSWQEVDRKWMCITTPFQVGHPLEYYEDCLRHCVAPEWDLRFAYSHFTQSSDVYKNVCALFSDMCEDLLRENNTKNSDKENNHKKENKQNLSRIMAGIRANVIASLQKVRFYIGTPMLYYGADLDGLFSAQVVPNDEEVSKEFGKKIFAFPDRILRSSRAKPKMRLHYEVFEREFLQKMREILFDDENLWFRIYDISTNGHELGHILWIDDETQSAMNTSGEFKNIEEFKATSGGLVAYFHQMDKAQSVAGDELSALMGDTIARAVFLMAWREQEEVRPYYCEGLIHLYGAFSTNVLEFNPQNSPCLKVNTQFYDNLKLWYQRTYESLVRHYIDKKDAKDWLYLFVRKNDKTYTSAHKIVCEFVEWYWQRYCQIGQEILQENA, encoded by the coding sequence ATGAAAAAATTTCAAAACGATCTTGTCAAGCTTGATAGGCTAATCCAAGCTCAAGAGGCTCAAGTTGCTAATCTCTACAAGGCACTTGATGATCCAGATCATCACTTTAGAGCCGAGCTCATAAGGCTTTGCAAGAGTTTGGATATAGAGCCAAAAAGGGCGCATTTTTTTGCGCTTATTGATCGGATTGTCAATCTCAAAGTTGGCGGGATTGTGCAGATTCTCAAATCCTGCGACAAATCAGAATCTCAAATCTTGGAATCTAAATATTTTTTGCTTGGTTTTGTGCAGGATTTTTATCATTCAAGACATTTTAAGCTTTTGCAGGATATCGAGACAACGGGGCTTTTGACGCCTTTTTATCGGGCGTTGCTTTTTGGCGTGCATAATGTTGGTTTGCAAATGAGCGCGTTTTTTACACAATGGAGCAAAAAGTTCATCGATGGCACAAATGAGGAATTGAGGGCAAAGTTTAAAGATGATGTGTTTGCAAAGCTTATTCCTACAATCGACAAAGAATCCAAAAATGGCAAGCTCATTACTTCGGATCGGAGCTATTCTATTGCTGTGCTTTGTGGGGAGCGCATTAAGATTTTGCCTTTTTGTGTAGTGTTTGAAAAAGAGATTTTATCTATCGCTCAAGCGCTCACACAGCTTATAGATTCTCTTTGTGTTGATGATGAGATTTATAACGCTAAGAGCGCGTATGTTGAGTATTTTACAGCCTTGAGGGAGGCGTTTTTGCAGGCTGATACAGACAAGCTTATCTCATCGTGGCAGGAAGTAGATAGAAAATGGATGTGCATTACAACGCCATTTCAAGTCGGTCATCCTCTTGAATATTATGAGGATTGTTTGCGCCATTGTGTCGCGCCTGAGTGGGATTTGCGCTTTGCATACTCGCATTTCACGCAAAGTAGCGATGTATATAAGAATGTTTGCGCGCTTTTTAGCGATATGTGTGAGGATTTGTTGCGCGAAAATAATACAAAAAATAGCGACAAAGAAAATAATCACAAAAAAGAGAACAAGCAGAATCTATCGCGCATTATGGCTGGCATTCGGGCAAATGTCATCGCTTCGCTTCAAAAAGTGCGGTTTTATATCGGGACGCCAATGTTGTATTATGGTGCTGATTTAGACGGCTTATTTTCTGCGCAAGTCGTTCCAAATGATGAGGAAGTCTCCAAAGAATTTGGAAAAAAAATCTTTGCTTTTCCAGATAGGATTCTGCGATCAAGTCGCGCAAAGCCAAAAATGCGCTTGCATTATGAGGTGTTTGAGCGAGAGTTTTTGCAAAAAATGCGCGAGATTTTGTTTGATGATGAGAATCTATGGTTTCGGATTTATGATATAAGCACAAATGGGCATGAGCTTGGGCATATTTTGTGGATTGATGATGAGACGCAAAGTGCGATGAATACAAGCGGAGAATTTAAAAACATCGAGGAATTTAAAGCTACTTCAGGTGGCTTAGTGGCGTATTTTCATCAAATGGATAAAGCACAAAGTGTCGCAGGCGATGAATTGAGTGCATTAATGGGCGATACAATTGCAAGGGCTGTGTTTTTGATGGCATGGAGAGAGCAAGAGGAAGTGCGTCCGTATTATTGTGAGGGGTTGATACATTTGTATGGGGCATTTAGCACAAATGTTTTAGAATTTAACCCACAAAACTCGCCTTGCTTAAAAGTCAATACGCAGTTTTATGATAATCTGAAATTATGGTATCAACGCACTTATGAGTCATTAGTCAGACATTATATCGACAAAAAAGACGCTAAGGATTGGCTGTATCTTTTTGTGCGCAAAAATGATAAAACTTACACTTCAGCACATAAAATTGTGTGCGAATTTGTGGAGTGGTATTGGCAGAGGTATTGTCAAATTGGTCAAGAAATACTTCAAGAAAATGCTTAA
- a CDS encoding thiamine phosphate synthase yields the protein MSAKKLIAISDSTACAESILDRIAKLARAKIDMIILREKHLSEALYYDLAKEAIRICNTHHCLCVLHHFKEVALRLDYPFFHACFADLQEDRELKKHFQILGVSVHSQAQINEACKLQCDYVMIGHIFESSCKPSLRSRGLDFLRDCAKNSAIPLYAVGGINAENIATFQDIDIVGVCMRSSLMQCQNVESYLVACAMNLNPSF from the coding sequence ATGTCGGCTAAAAAACTCATCGCCATTAGCGATAGCACAGCTTGCGCAGAATCTATCCTTGATCGCATAGCAAAGCTAGCACGCGCAAAAATCGATATGATAATCTTGCGAGAGAAGCATTTAAGCGAGGCATTGTATTATGACTTGGCAAAAGAGGCGATACGCATTTGCAACACACATCATTGCCTTTGTGTGTTGCATCATTTTAAAGAGGTGGCTTTGAGGCTTGATTATCCATTTTTTCACGCTTGTTTTGCGGATTTGCAAGAGGATAGAGAGCTCAAAAAGCACTTTCAGATTCTAGGCGTTTCTGTGCATTCTCAAGCCCAAATTAATGAGGCATGCAAACTTCAATGCGATTATGTGATGATTGGGCATATTTTTGAGAGCTCATGTAAGCCTTCTTTGCGATCTAGAGGGTTAGATTTTTTGCGGGATTGTGCCAAAAATAGCGCGATACCTTTATATGCGGTAGGCGGGATAAATGCAGAAAATATCGCTACATTTCAAGATATAGACATCGTGGGTGTTTGTATGCGCTCAAGTCTTATGCAATGCCAAAATGTGGAATCTTATCTTGTAGCTTGCGCAATGAATCTAAATCCTAGCTTTTAA
- the thiH gene encoding 2-iminoacetate synthase ThiH, which translates to MSKKDIFEYESYMCDVQSLILAQVLDIVAGYNEQSYNAESVRRALAKESLNIEDLQALLSPVAEGFLEEIALKARHRTKQHFGDNVALFTPLYLSNHCESKCVYCGFQKGNAIMRAKLNEAEIHKEMQAIAESGLQEILLLTGEGRAHASVEYIATACKIARQYFKVVGVEVYVMNQSEYEVLHNAGCDFVTIYQETYNPIKYQRIHIFGEKRVFPFRFNAQERAIKAGMRGVGFGALLGIDDFRKDALATALHAYLLQKAYPHAEISLSAPRLRPILGNRKIGPKDVTESRLLQVLCAYRLFLPFANIIVSSRERAGFRDHITTIVATKISAGVSVGIGERLDEKKGDDQFEISDSRSVDEILAMLKASKLQPVMSDSVYVG; encoded by the coding sequence ATGAGCAAAAAAGACATTTTCGAGTATGAAAGCTATATGTGCGATGTGCAGAGTCTTATTTTGGCGCAAGTGCTAGATATTGTAGCTGGATACAACGAGCAAAGCTATAATGCAGAGAGTGTGCGAAGGGCTTTAGCCAAAGAAAGTCTCAATATAGAGGATTTGCAGGCTTTGCTTAGTCCTGTGGCTGAGGGGTTTTTAGAAGAAATTGCTCTCAAAGCAAGACATCGGACAAAGCAGCATTTTGGGGATAATGTCGCTCTTTTTACCCCGCTTTATCTTAGCAATCACTGCGAGAGTAAATGTGTGTATTGTGGCTTTCAAAAGGGCAATGCGATAATGAGAGCAAAACTCAATGAGGCTGAAATTCACAAAGAAATGCAAGCTATTGCAGAATCTGGTTTGCAAGAGATTTTGCTTCTTACAGGCGAGGGCAGGGCGCATGCGAGTGTAGAGTATATCGCCACTGCGTGCAAGATCGCAAGGCAGTATTTTAAGGTTGTGGGTGTCGAGGTGTATGTGATGAATCAAAGCGAATACGAGGTGCTTCACAACGCAGGTTGTGATTTTGTAACGATTTATCAAGAAACTTACAATCCTATCAAATATCAGAGAATCCATATTTTTGGGGAGAAACGCGTGTTTCCTTTTCGCTTCAATGCGCAGGAGAGGGCGATAAAAGCGGGTATGAGGGGCGTTGGGTTTGGCGCGCTTTTGGGGATTGATGATTTTAGGAAAGATGCGTTGGCAACTGCCTTGCATGCGTATTTATTGCAAAAAGCTTATCCGCACGCAGAAATCTCACTCTCAGCCCCGAGACTGCGCCCGATTTTGGGTAATCGCAAAATAGGTCCAAAAGATGTAACAGAATCTAGACTTTTGCAGGTTTTGTGTGCGTATCGGCTGTTTTTGCCATTTGCAAATATTATTGTCTCAAGCAGGGAGCGAGCGGGCTTTAGGGATCATATCACAACGATTGTGGCGACAAAGATTTCAGCAGGTGTTTCAGTTGGCATAGGCGAGCGATTAGATGAGAAAAAAGGCGATGATCAGTTTGAGATTTCGGATTCTAGGAGCGTAGATGAGATTTTAGCAATGCTAAAAGCTTCAAAATTACAGCCTGTGATGAGCGATAGCGTGTATGTCGGCTAA
- a CDS encoding HTH domain-containing protein: MSKITYKELAYMILEQSKSPLSVGEIFKIAVEQGLDKRLSSIGKTPEHSLAAFIYTDIKNNGEKALFMKVGKRPTTFWLKSRQNELLILKDKPVEEEFKSKINQSKFNERDLHPVLVKFLYESEFDLYAKTIYHEKSSKSEKGKDRWNYPDIVGIHFPFEDFEEQTLSLLANLSKPSYKLYSFELKKAISWADLKEYYFQAVSNSSWANEGYLVVFEDINEEILNELVRLNASFGIGVIQLESNINSSKVLLRAKERELDIQTLDMLINKNKNFKDFIADINKDIKVNDKFRIAKDRYDKVLNEEEFEKYLKDKEIQKDE, encoded by the coding sequence ATGAGTAAGATAACTTATAAAGAACTAGCTTATATGATACTTGAGCAAAGTAAAAGTCCATTAAGCGTTGGTGAAATTTTCAAAATCGCTGTGGAGCAAGGCTTGGATAAAAGGCTTTCAAGCATAGGCAAAACCCCTGAACATTCTTTAGCGGCTTTCATTTATACAGATATAAAAAATAATGGCGAAAAAGCTTTGTTCATGAAAGTAGGCAAACGCCCTACGACTTTTTGGCTTAAAAGCAGGCAAAATGAGCTTTTAATTTTAAAAGATAAACCTGTGGAGGAAGAATTTAAAAGCAAGATAAATCAAAGTAAATTCAACGAAAGAGATTTACACCCTGTGCTTGTGAAATTCCTTTATGAAAGTGAGTTTGATTTATACGCTAAAACCATCTACCATGAGAAAAGCTCTAAAAGCGAAAAAGGCAAGGATAGGTGGAATTACCCTGATATAGTGGGTATTCATTTTCCTTTTGAGGACTTCGAGGAGCAGACTTTGTCCTTACTTGCGAATTTAAGTAAGCCAAGTTATAAGCTGTATTCTTTTGAGCTTAAAAAGGCTATTTCTTGGGCGGATTTGAAGGAGTATTATTTTCAAGCTGTGAGTAATTCAAGCTGGGCAAATGAAGGCTATCTTGTGGTTTTTGAAGATATTAATGAGGAAATTTTAAACGAGCTTGTGCGTTTGAACGCAAGTTTTGGCATAGGTGTGATACAGCTAGAAAGTAATATAAACAGCTCAAAAGTGCTTCTAAGAGCCAAAGAAAGAGAGCTTGATATACAAACCCTTGATATGCTTATTAATAAAAATAAAAATTTCAAAGACTTTATAGCCGACATAAATAAAGATATAAAAGTCAATGATAAATTCCGCATAGCCAAAGACAGATACGACAAAGTCCTAAACGAAGAAGAATTTGAAAAATACTTGAAAGACAAAGAGATACAAAAGGACGAGTGA
- a CDS encoding thiazole synthase: MDTLKLGHYEFSSRFILGSGKFSLELIKSAINEANTQIITLALRRANTGSLENILDYIPKNITLLPNTSGARNATEALRIARLAREICQSELIKIEVIRDSKYLLPDNFESIKACEMLAKEGFTPLVYMYPDLYAARSMKDVGAAAIMPLGAPIGSNKGLLTREFIQILLDELDVPIIVDAGLGTPAQACEAMQMGASAVMVNTAIANANDIALMARAFSLAVEAGRAAFLAGLAPQSAHLKAEASSPLTGFLRD, translated from the coding sequence ATGGATACCTTAAAGCTCGGACATTATGAATTTAGTTCGCGTTTTATACTTGGCTCTGGGAAGTTTAGTCTTGAGCTTATCAAAAGTGCTATAAATGAAGCTAATACACAGATTATCACACTTGCGTTAAGGCGCGCTAATACAGGTAGTTTGGAGAATATACTTGATTATATTCCAAAAAATATCACGCTTTTGCCAAACACAAGCGGGGCGAGAAATGCCACAGAAGCCCTAAGGATAGCACGCCTTGCTAGAGAGATTTGCCAAAGTGAGCTGATAAAAATCGAAGTCATACGCGATAGCAAATACCTTCTGCCTGATAATTTTGAGAGTATCAAGGCTTGTGAAATGCTTGCAAAAGAGGGCTTCACGCCTTTGGTGTATATGTATCCTGATTTGTATGCGGCGCGCTCTATGAAAGACGTTGGAGCAGCGGCTATTATGCCACTTGGCGCGCCAATTGGGAGCAACAAAGGCTTACTTACTCGTGAGTTTATTCAGATTCTGCTTGATGAGCTTGATGTGCCTATCATCGTTGATGCAGGGCTTGGCACGCCAGCACAAGCATGCGAGGCTATGCAAATGGGAGCTAGTGCGGTGATGGTGAATACTGCTATTGCAAATGCAAATGATATAGCCTTAATGGCAAGGGCTTTTTCTTTAGCAGTTGAGGCAGGACGCGCGGCATTTTTAGCTGGGCTTGCTCCACAAAGTGCGCACTTAAAGGCTGAGGCAAGCTCGCCACTAACAGGCTTTTTGAGGGATTAA
- the thiF gene encoding thiamine biosynthesis protein ThiF, whose amino-acid sequence MRVKFNNAYEQTNAKTNVEFLSTKSTSQSDVWIINGFATREVVELKEDDELFCIKRGVLPLREALEAMMSARHTPKVHERLKDACVAVCGLGGLGSHIAIMLARSGVGKLKLIDFDVIEPSNLNRQAYRVEDLGKLKTEALQEQIASINPFIAVEIFSVKIDESNIQDLLAGADIVCEAFDSALAKAMLAQNFHKHFPKTTLISASGLAGYGNSNTVQTHKITHNFYVCGDLVSGAKPGNGLMAPRVNICAGHQANLVLELLCEGL is encoded by the coding sequence ATGAGAGTCAAATTCAACAATGCTTACGAGCAAACAAATGCTAAGACAAATGTCGAATTTTTAAGCACCAAAAGCACGAGCCAAAGTGATGTGTGGATCATCAACGGCTTTGCTACGCGTGAGGTGGTGGAACTCAAAGAAGACGATGAACTTTTTTGTATAAAAAGAGGCGTTTTGCCGCTACGTGAAGCACTTGAGGCGATGATGAGCGCGCGCCATACCCCAAAAGTGCATGAGAGGCTTAAAGACGCCTGCGTGGCGGTGTGTGGGCTTGGCGGGCTTGGCTCGCACATAGCTATAATGCTTGCGCGAAGCGGAGTAGGCAAGCTTAAACTCATCGACTTTGATGTGATAGAGCCAAGCAATCTTAACCGCCAAGCTTACAGGGTGGAGGATTTAGGCAAGCTTAAAACTGAAGCTTTGCAAGAGCAAATCGCCTCTATCAATCCTTTTATCGCGGTAGAAATTTTTAGCGTTAAGATAGATGAGAGCAATATACAAGATCTTTTAGCTGGCGCTGATATAGTCTGTGAAGCCTTTGATAGCGCATTAGCAAAAGCTATGCTTGCTCAAAATTTTCACAAACACTTTCCAAAAACTACGCTTATAAGTGCTTCAGGACTTGCTGGATATGGCAACTCAAATACCGTGCAAACGCACAAAATCACGCATAATTTTTATGTATGCGGGGACTTAGTAAGCGGCGCAAAGCCCGGAAATGGGCTTATGGCACCACGCGTAAATATTTGCGCAGGACATCAAGCTAATTTGGTGCTTGAGCTTTTGTGCGAGGGATTATAG
- the thiS gene encoding sulfur carrier protein ThiS, which yields MIINGKTIQAKELRLKDYIKEQNLKVEFIALELNGRILPREEFEHIVLKENDKVEIVSFVGGG from the coding sequence ATGATTATTAATGGCAAAACAATACAAGCAAAAGAGTTGCGACTTAAAGACTATATCAAAGAGCAGAATCTTAAAGTGGAGTTTATCGCTTTGGAGCTCAATGGCAGGATTTTACCAAGAGAAGAGTTTGAGCATATCGTGCTAAAAGAAAATGATAAAGTGGAGATTGTAAGCTTTGTGGGTGGCGGATAA
- the uvrC gene encoding excinuclease ABC subunit UvrC yields MKDLIHVLQNLPNKPGIYQYYDTSHRLLYVGKAKNLKKRVKSYFALSQTLESHTPIPNPKTSQRIQLMVRQIGRLEIIIVDSEQDALILENSLIKQLKPKYNVLLRDDKTYPYIALDCSDDFPTPQIVRQITKGKNILYFGPYPSGCRDILESVYELFKLVQKKSCLKGKKACLFHQINRCYAPCEGKISKQEYAQIIQSVIATLKSPQKLLALLHQKMLELSESMRFEEALIYRERIKKLSNLQSFSLIDLAKDTNLDVYGLYYEQRKAILLVLFVREGRIVSCLSDTLFFDYDFIPSEIYTQVILNRYAQKLPLLPKEIVLPSLEGLEIEALSEFLTQRQGSKISIIAPQKGEKLKLIQLAQKNAKEILHQTSQSAHSEESILANLKELLALQSTPFRIEVFDTSHHGGEHCVGGMIVYENGDFDKNSYRRYKLQGSDEYAQMKEMLVRRAQDFGDYPAPNLWLIDGGVAQVRLAREILDSAGVYVDVVGIAKQKIDSKAYRAKGNARDSIYTAHDVFALEPSDKRLQFLQKLRDEAHRYVITYHRQKKKSALTAYNELTQKGLSEAKIKKLLALMGSYGAIKDLDKEALEELLKSKKAATKQTMIKATE; encoded by the coding sequence GTGAAAGATCTGATACATGTATTGCAAAATCTTCCCAATAAACCCGGAATCTATCAGTATTACGACACATCGCATAGATTGCTTTATGTCGGCAAAGCCAAAAACCTTAAAAAGCGAGTCAAAAGCTATTTTGCACTCTCACAAACCCTAGAATCTCACACGCCCATTCCAAACCCAAAAACAAGCCAGAGAATCCAGCTTATGGTGCGCCAGATTGGCAGGCTTGAGATTATTATTGTAGATTCTGAACAAGATGCGCTGATTTTGGAGAATTCACTCATTAAGCAACTCAAGCCAAAATATAATGTCCTTTTGCGAGATGATAAAACTTACCCCTATATCGCGCTTGATTGTAGCGATGATTTTCCTACGCCTCAGATTGTGCGCCAAATCACAAAAGGCAAAAATATTTTATATTTTGGTCCTTATCCAAGCGGTTGTCGCGATATTTTAGAGAGTGTGTATGAGCTCTTTAAGCTCGTGCAGAAAAAATCCTGCCTCAAAGGCAAAAAAGCCTGTCTTTTTCATCAGATCAATCGCTGCTATGCACCATGTGAGGGCAAAATCTCAAAGCAAGAATACGCACAGATAATCCAATCTGTGATAGCCACGCTTAAATCACCCCAAAAACTCCTCGCACTTCTACATCAAAAAATGCTCGAACTATCAGAATCTATGCGCTTTGAGGAGGCATTAATTTACAGAGAGCGGATAAAAAAGCTCTCTAATTTGCAGAGCTTTTCACTTATTGATCTTGCTAAAGATACAAATCTTGATGTGTATGGGCTGTATTATGAGCAAAGAAAGGCGATTTTGCTTGTCCTTTTTGTGCGTGAGGGGCGGATTGTGTCGTGTTTGAGCGATACATTGTTTTTTGATTATGATTTTATTCCAAGTGAGATTTATACGCAAGTGATTTTGAATCGTTACGCACAAAAGCTTCCATTGCTTCCAAAAGAAATCGTGCTTCCAAGTTTGGAAGGGCTTGAGATAGAGGCTTTGAGCGAGTTTCTTACCCAAAGACAAGGAAGCAAAATCTCTATCATCGCTCCACAAAAAGGCGAAAAGCTAAAGCTTATCCAACTCGCTCAAAAAAATGCCAAAGAAATCCTTCACCAAACAAGCCAAAGCGCACATTCTGAAGAATCTATACTTGCAAATCTCAAAGAACTTTTGGCATTGCAAAGCACACCATTTAGAATCGAAGTTTTTGATACGAGTCATCACGGCGGAGAGCATTGCGTGGGAGGAATGATTGTGTATGAAAATGGAGATTTTGATAAAAACTCTTATCGCAGATATAAGCTTCAAGGAAGTGATGAATACGCGCAAATGAAAGAAATGCTTGTAAGAAGGGCGCAAGATTTTGGGGATTATCCTGCGCCAAATTTGTGGCTGATTGATGGAGGAGTGGCACAAGTGCGTTTGGCAAGAGAGATTTTGGATTCTGCGGGGGTGTATGTCGATGTGGTGGGGATCGCTAAGCAAAAGATAGATTCTAAGGCATATAGGGCAAAGGGCAATGCAAGGGATAGCATTTATACAGCACACGATGTGTTTGCGTTAGAGCCAAGTGATAAGCGACTGCAGTTTTTGCAGAAATTGCGCGATGAGGCACATCGCTATGTAATCACCTATCATCGCCAAAAGAAAAAATCCGCCCTCACCGCGTATAATGAGCTGACCCAAAAAGGCTTAAGCGAAGCAAAGATAAAGAAACTTTTAGCCCTTATGGGAAGCTATGGAGCGATCAAGGACTTAGATAAGGAAGCTTTGGAGGAGCTACTTAAAAGCAAAAAAGCTGCAACAAAGCAAACAATGATAAAAGCAACAGAATAA
- a CDS encoding thiamine-phosphate kinase translates to MDKERFFIQSLIKQGVTKKLGDDGVVLAFDTWNATQYPNISNINTNTPNAKYLKAHKQLVIASDGFCEGIHFRREWLSLKDIAKKAMLVNLSDIIAMNAIPKYALLSITLPNLLAFEILEIVQGLAYIAKKYNVVFIGGDTTSGQNLAFHLSIIGALESKPLLRTGLQNKDLLYHTGKVGQSLYALKWLLRSGKISRSKRFLRFIEPTLREKFIYKVASFAHCGIDISDGVYSELNHLSTLNHLGIKLHKKSRLSQLSRHFLSGEEYELLFAIAPKHKHKLMRIAKSMRLHIQPIGYASKRGKKYKTLLWH, encoded by the coding sequence ATGGATAAAGAGCGGTTTTTTATACAATCTCTTATCAAGCAGGGTGTTACAAAAAAGCTCGGCGATGATGGCGTGGTGCTTGCATTTGATACTTGGAATGCTACCCAATACCCAAATATTTCAAATATAAACACAAATACCCCAAACGCAAAATACCTCAAAGCCCACAAACAACTTGTAATCGCAAGTGATGGATTCTGCGAGGGGATTCACTTTCGCAGAGAATGGCTAAGCCTCAAAGACATCGCCAAAAAAGCTATGCTTGTCAATCTCTCTGATATTATCGCGATGAATGCGATTCCAAAATATGCCTTGCTCTCTATCACGCTTCCAAATCTTTTGGCATTTGAGATTCTAGAAATCGTGCAAGGCTTGGCATATATCGCCAAAAAATATAATGTAGTTTTTATCGGCGGAGATACGACAAGCGGGCAGAATCTAGCTTTTCATCTTAGTATTATTGGCGCACTAGAATCTAAGCCGCTTTTGCGCACGGGGCTTCAGAATAAAGATTTGCTCTATCACACAGGCAAAGTAGGGCAGAGTTTGTATGCACTCAAATGGCTTTTGCGCAGTGGCAAAATCTCGCGTTCAAAGCGGTTTTTGCGATTTATCGAGCCAACTTTACGAGAGAAATTTATTTACAAAGTAGCATCATTTGCGCATTGCGGGATTGACATCTCTGATGGCGTGTATAGTGAGCTAAATCACCTAAGCACACTTAATCATCTTGGTATAAAACTCCATAAAAAATCGCGACTATCGCAATTATCGCGACATTTTTTGAGTGGTGAAGAATATGAATTACTCTTTGCAATCGCCCCAAAGCATAAACACAAACTTATGCGAATCGCAAAATCCATGCGCTTACACATTCAGCCCATAGGATATGCTTCAAAGCGGGGCAAAAAATACAAAACACTATTATGGCACTAA
- the nadC gene encoding carboxylating nicotinate-nucleotide diphosphorylase, whose product MRDFIESILCEDYGRGDLFEEVFEKSNKQAKAYVIAREEGIFSGEKYITRLCEQCGIEILSSKKDKESFEANEKLLQISGIYTQILKIERSLLNLLQHSSGIATLTHLYVKALKDSPTKLLDTRKTRPLLREFEKYSVRNGGASNHRFGLDTLLMLKDTHLRHIHNLESFIKSARERLSFGTNIEIECENLELFERALRAGADILMCDNMPIAQIQKAIAMRNATNPKTLVELSGNITLDNIALYGSLGADAISCGAIIHQARWIDMSMKMH is encoded by the coding sequence ATGCGTGATTTTATAGAATCTATTTTGTGTGAAGATTATGGGCGAGGCGATTTGTTTGAAGAAGTATTTGAAAAGAGCAATAAGCAAGCCAAAGCGTATGTTATTGCTAGGGAAGAGGGGATTTTTTCTGGGGAAAAATACATCACGCGATTATGCGAACAATGTGGCATTGAGATTCTCTCAAGCAAGAAGGATAAAGAAAGCTTTGAAGCAAATGAAAAGCTATTACAAATAAGCGGAATCTACACGCAGATTCTCAAAATCGAGCGATCGCTTTTGAATCTTTTGCAACATAGTAGCGGGATTGCGACATTGACGCATTTGTATGTCAAAGCCTTGAAAGATTCTCCGACAAAGCTATTAGACACACGCAAAACGCGCCCACTTTTGCGTGAGTTTGAAAAATATTCTGTGCGTAATGGTGGTGCTTCTAATCATAGATTTGGGCTTGATACTTTGCTTATGCTTAAAGATACGCATTTAAGGCATATTCACAATCTTGAATCATTTATAAAAAGCGCAAGAGAGCGACTATCTTTTGGGACAAATATAGAAATAGAGTGCGAGAATCTAGAGCTTTTTGAGCGCGCATTGAGGGCTGGTGCTGATATTTTGATGTGTGATAATATGCCAATAGCTCAGATACAAAAAGCTATCGCAATGAGAAATGCTACAAATCCAAAAACCCTTGTAGAGTTAAGTGGAAATATTACATTAGATAATATCGCTTTGTATGGTAGCCTTGGTGCTGATGCGATAAGCTGTGGGGCTATCATTCATCAAGCGCGCTGGATTGATATGAGTATGAAAATGCATTAA